In one Flammeovirga yaeyamensis genomic region, the following are encoded:
- a CDS encoding carbohydrate binding domain-containing protein — MKLLKNICVGAMAFAAALTSCQKDDVVPHGDFQDVAIFSSYQGQITVEVNNQIAIADGSKGYSSRKWSIPAPNYFINNNDSVLDEETAYVKFMEVGDVPLKIEWQFPDSTGIRDHDSLFIVNVLDTITTKIAVTKVEGNYSVKDGKYVIEAGSIVTMTDTSSGSPDTFEWLLEGEDESLVTKTVEVQYKKLGKFDVGLVSSRAEPFGRPDSLVMVDFIEVIPSTLPVLMTEANETNLPGVVQLQFSREMNVVDETQIPAFSVKVNGTDDAVIKSIQLNPADASIIELHLEQDLLNSQTATVSYDASVGTVESSDFVKLDTFTDENVNIFLVNLLTVNTSFEDGTIAPFGDPYNIKGNTYLSNTSSDAQEGSNSLMVKMDAGTNSQIGQNEGFFKIEKGKTYALEFWVKVVSNPAGNNFEMTWRMQPAAGWSDGYKQWLGRCCTDALKPENEGTWQKITILTDKQAPEDWEEAKLHFQPGCGDAGEVEMLFDNFKFYEYEVPPVN; from the coding sequence ATGAAACTTCTAAAAAATATATGCGTAGGAGCGATGGCGTTTGCAGCTGCTCTCACATCCTGCCAAAAAGACGATGTAGTTCCTCACGGGGACTTCCAAGACGTAGCCATTTTCTCCTCATACCAAGGACAAATCACGGTAGAGGTAAACAACCAAATTGCTATTGCAGATGGTTCAAAAGGCTATTCTTCTAGAAAATGGTCTATTCCTGCACCAAATTATTTCATCAACAACAACGATTCTGTTTTGGATGAAGAAACAGCTTATGTAAAGTTCATGGAAGTGGGTGATGTACCTTTAAAAATTGAATGGCAATTCCCTGACTCTACAGGTATTCGTGATCACGATTCATTGTTTATCGTGAACGTTTTAGATACCATTACTACTAAAATAGCAGTAACCAAAGTAGAAGGTAACTATTCAGTAAAAGACGGTAAGTACGTTATTGAAGCGGGTTCTATTGTAACAATGACAGACACTAGTTCGGGATCTCCTGATACTTTTGAATGGTTATTGGAAGGCGAGGACGAATCGCTTGTCACTAAAACTGTTGAAGTTCAATACAAGAAATTGGGTAAATTCGATGTAGGATTAGTTTCTTCGAGAGCAGAACCTTTTGGACGTCCTGATTCATTAGTAATGGTTGACTTTATCGAAGTTATTCCATCAACTTTACCAGTTCTAATGACTGAAGCTAATGAAACTAACCTTCCTGGTGTTGTACAATTACAATTCTCTAGAGAAATGAATGTGGTGGATGAAACTCAAATTCCAGCATTCAGTGTTAAAGTGAACGGTACTGATGATGCAGTGATTAAATCAATCCAATTAAACCCTGCTGATGCTAGTATTATTGAGTTACATTTAGAGCAAGATCTATTAAACTCTCAAACAGCAACAGTATCTTACGATGCTAGTGTAGGTACAGTAGAATCTTCTGACTTCGTGAAATTAGACACGTTTACAGATGAAAACGTAAATATTTTCTTAGTAAACTTACTAACAGTAAATACAAGCTTTGAAGACGGTACAATCGCTCCATTTGGTGATCCATACAACATCAAAGGAAACACTTACCTATCAAACACTAGTTCTGATGCTCAAGAGGGTTCTAACTCGTTGATGGTAAAAATGGATGCGGGTACGAATTCACAAATTGGTCAAAACGAAGGATTCTTCAAGATTGAAAAAGGTAAGACTTATGCCTTAGAATTCTGGGTGAAAGTAGTATCAAACCCAGCTGGAAATAACTTTGAAATGACTTGGAGAATGCAACCTGCTGCAGGTTGGTCTGATGGATACAAACAATGGTTAGGCCGTTGTTGTACAGATGCCTTGAAACCTGAAAATGAAGGTACATGGCAGAAGATAACAATCCTTACAGATAAACAAGCTCCTGAGGATTGGGAAGAAGCTAAACTTCACTTCCAACCAGGTTGTGGTGATGCAGGAGAAGTCGAAATGTTATTCGATAATTTCAAATTCTATGAATATGAAGTTCCTCCAGTAAACTAA
- a CDS encoding T9SS type A sorting domain-containing protein has protein sequence MKLFFINFTKVLALATILVTTKVEAQTAVTIDFETQRYLNDVSELDRTKYFNIHMAPGKDYEDQDMEDLKEWGVTLGRSFWGAFGRYNDYISQNGLPSDNKIMVDGANSINSLKNSSHFKYVTKQMVVTDHPSAMIRMEMDTDEAGKFAAKYFKYNYEDDFRPDYYEPVNEPFVHADEFTENGKYTEAAVRRKTAEYFRDIGKAFKEEGLDTKVVGYSSAWPSLELWDFEHWNSRMKMFMDVAGEHMDGFSTHLYDGINVKGGDTERSGSNSIAILDLIETYSNIKWGKVKPHAITEYGGIPVTENNIYSDIISIQTIRSTNHLMFELMDREDRMLISIPFNTGKSPWFYEANDWEPYGANLWRPDKESIVNNKPTRYFYTAKRFFYDLWKGVDGTRVRINTNDQDLLVQAFVDGNKAYVCLNSLRRENQTVALNFVSGLGNVSKVNKRSLKIYKEESPIYSDEDITNPQSVTLEPHETVVLTYDLERPVIFSKKSVRKEYYSEDHMKTIAANEKLTFSFKNVELDAANGEARLRMSIGRKHDKTKRPSVKVNGVTVSALNNWKGYDQADREDFFGSIEIPVPHSLLKQDNTVEITFPDDEGTVSSVVLKVINIYNQTQRVPFRSDIDLPSTIEAEDFDIGGLSIGYHSLNDVNEYGKYRINEGVNIKDGATNYDIVLNESEWTSYTVNVDESAVYKLAVDGASDSDVSEVVMTINNESVSAPLSFNADMNTAEATVEMPSGNYPIHLISQTGTATIDKLAFTLESILTDEIAFVSGDNEVESGTTNTYKVSYNASKDRDIVLELWGDAFLLGSARVEVAEGTSEIDIDLSIIAEPVNYQELELVARLVKRGSLSTLNIAEDTFDELNYNPILSSDDNLRLEEQITLFPNPLNGHQEINLRASSRIQKVEIIDLNGKVVDTFSFDLSANQVKLDLEGNYQNGIYLVKIISENGTTTKRILIR, from the coding sequence ATGAAATTATTTTTTATCAATTTTACAAAGGTATTGGCGTTAGCTACAATCCTTGTGACTACCAAAGTTGAAGCACAGACGGCAGTGACTATTGACTTTGAAACTCAACGTTATTTAAATGATGTATCCGAGCTGGATAGAACGAAGTACTTCAATATCCACATGGCTCCTGGTAAAGACTACGAAGATCAAGACATGGAAGACCTGAAAGAATGGGGCGTAACTTTAGGCCGTTCTTTTTGGGGTGCTTTTGGTAGATACAACGACTATATTTCTCAGAACGGTTTACCGTCTGATAATAAAATTATGGTCGATGGTGCCAATAGTATCAACTCACTTAAGAATTCATCACATTTTAAATATGTGACGAAACAAATGGTGGTAACGGACCACCCATCAGCTATGATTCGTATGGAAATGGATACGGATGAAGCAGGCAAGTTTGCTGCAAAGTATTTCAAATACAATTACGAAGACGATTTCCGTCCTGATTATTACGAGCCGGTAAACGAACCTTTCGTACATGCAGATGAGTTTACAGAAAATGGAAAATATACTGAAGCAGCAGTTCGCAGAAAAACAGCGGAATACTTTAGAGATATAGGTAAAGCATTCAAAGAAGAAGGACTAGATACAAAAGTAGTCGGTTACTCTTCGGCTTGGCCTTCTTTAGAACTTTGGGATTTTGAACATTGGAACTCGAGAATGAAGATGTTCATGGATGTTGCCGGTGAACATATGGACGGTTTTTCTACTCACCTTTATGACGGTATCAACGTAAAAGGTGGCGACACAGAAAGATCAGGTAGTAATTCTATCGCCATTCTTGATTTGATTGAAACATACAGTAACATCAAATGGGGTAAAGTAAAGCCGCACGCGATCACAGAATATGGTGGAATTCCAGTAACAGAAAACAACATCTACTCTGACATCATCAGTATTCAGACGATTCGTTCCACTAACCACTTGATGTTCGAACTAATGGACAGAGAAGACCGTATGTTGATCTCTATCCCTTTCAACACTGGTAAATCTCCTTGGTTCTACGAAGCAAACGACTGGGAACCTTACGGTGCTAACCTTTGGAGACCTGACAAAGAATCAATTGTTAACAACAAACCAACTAGATATTTCTATACGGCTAAAAGATTCTTCTACGACCTTTGGAAAGGTGTGGATGGTACTAGAGTTAGAATTAATACAAACGATCAAGATTTATTGGTACAAGCGTTTGTTGATGGTAATAAAGCCTATGTTTGTTTGAACAGTTTAAGAAGAGAAAATCAAACTGTAGCTTTAAACTTTGTTTCTGGATTGGGTAATGTATCCAAAGTCAATAAAAGAAGCTTAAAGATCTACAAAGAGGAATCTCCTATTTATTCTGATGAAGATATCACAAATCCACAAAGTGTAACACTTGAACCACATGAAACTGTGGTATTGACATATGATTTAGAAAGACCAGTGATCTTCTCTAAAAAATCAGTTAGAAAAGAGTACTACTCAGAAGATCATATGAAGACGATTGCTGCCAACGAAAAGCTTACTTTCTCATTTAAAAATGTAGAACTAGATGCAGCAAATGGCGAGGCACGTTTAAGAATGTCAATCGGTAGAAAACACGATAAAACAAAACGTCCATCAGTTAAAGTAAACGGAGTAACTGTTAGTGCTTTGAATAATTGGAAAGGATACGATCAAGCAGACAGAGAAGACTTCTTTGGTTCTATTGAGATTCCTGTTCCTCATTCATTACTTAAACAAGATAATACAGTAGAAATTACGTTCCCTGATGATGAAGGTACAGTAAGTTCGGTAGTCTTGAAAGTGATCAATATTTACAACCAAACACAACGTGTTCCATTTAGAAGTGATATTGACCTTCCTTCAACTATTGAGGCAGAAGATTTTGATATCGGTGGTTTATCAATTGGTTACCACTCATTAAATGATGTAAACGAGTATGGAAAATATAGAATTAATGAGGGTGTAAATATTAAAGACGGTGCCACTAACTACGATATCGTGTTAAACGAATCAGAATGGACTTCTTATACTGTAAATGTAGACGAATCGGCGGTGTATAAATTAGCTGTAGACGGTGCATCAGACAGTGATGTTTCTGAAGTGGTGATGACCATTAATAATGAATCTGTTTCTGCACCTTTAAGCTTTAACGCTGATATGAACACGGCAGAGGCAACTGTAGAAATGCCTTCAGGCAACTACCCTATTCATTTGATATCGCAAACAGGCACCGCAACAATCGATAAATTAGCTTTCACTTTAGAAAGCATTTTAACGGATGAAATTGCCTTTGTTTCTGGTGATAATGAAGTGGAATCTGGAACAACTAACACTTACAAAGTATCCTACAACGCATCGAAAGACCGTGATATCGTATTAGAACTTTGGGGTGACGCTTTCTTATTGGGAAGTGCTCGTGTAGAAGTTGCAGAAGGAACAAGCGAAATTGATATTGACTTATCGATCATTGCAGAGCCTGTAAATTATCAAGAACTAGAATTAGTTGCTCGATTAGTGAAGAGAGGTAGTTTAAGTACTTTAAATATTGCTGAAGATACTTTTGATGAGTTAAACTATAACCCTATCCTATCATCGGATGACAACCTTAGATTAGAAGAGCAAATTACACTTTTCCCAAATCCACTGAATGGACACCAAGAAATCAATTTGAGAGCATCAAGTAGAATTCAAAAGGTGGAAATCATCGATTTGAATGGTAAAGTTGTTGATACTTTCTCTTTCGACTTAAGTGCTAATCAAGTGAAGTTAGACCTAGAAGGCAATTATCAAAATGGTATTTACTTGGTAAAAATCATTTCAGAAAATGGAACAACAACAAAACGAATTCTGATACGCTAA
- a CDS encoding SusC/RagA family TonB-linked outer membrane protein: MSFYFTKTKQLSRMGIMTLILLLSSMNVFAQSFLVKGSVADEEQLPIIGAYVLIKGTSTGTVTDLNGKFTIEVPNKNAVLQITSVGYVSQDIAIGDRTKFDIVLGYDTEALEEVVVIGYGEQTKREVTGAITQVKSEDLDRLATSDIGTALQGQMAGVSVRAASGAPGSNSTITIRGVTSFQDGGSEPLYVVDGVTYTSNPNISPQEIESLEVLKDGASAAIYGSRASAGVILITTKRGKAGSMKVNLDSYYGVQKITSGIDVAGTNDHLYINRLTNLFKESGKFNPLDQNKQGLYYDTDWMQELQNDMAPIQNHSLRISGGSDALTYNITGTLFDQQGVLIGSDYARQTVRANTTYKKGKLQFQVNMGLNNSLANNEPWALQYDAIKQAPFLPGINPGQTDVVVPGANPENMGRFVGKLNQTNQTANSGYNGNIRVNYELFNGFKLNANIGGSVANDNRKFFAPTWSVYDTDGEYLLNASNPIADLKYTDYKYERTIQEYTATYNRKFGKHKVGFVGGVTFETSKGHRRYIHARDFPSNDTQSIGAANEITAADQSYSENKNIGMLARVQYAYDNRYLLSASVRRDGSSRFHESNRWGIFPSVSAGWNISEEKFWEPIKTTVSNFKIRYGYGETGSDKAGQGLQNLMADLPYQSIVIPQVDYVLGREGSDNLMFGSIAPTFVDKSIRWETNISQNIGVDMEFLEGRITLSTDYYKNDKQDMLLAVQIPPSTGAIAANNYDRVWQNVGNLSNEGIEIALGYNNNIGDVKFTVNGTFTKNINIVQSLAPSIESISGGEPMLIRNSEPTTFLRPGYTAGSFFLIPTEGTIKTPEELSAYQELIPSAQLGDLKYVDVNGDGVIDQDDRVYQGSGTPQWEAGLNLNVAYKGFDLGLQLFGSYGAKVYNGSRAYAYLTKRSAELVNAWSPYNPTSEIPMPRDEIEHYNTRTFSDYFLEDGSYLRIQNISLGYTLPKSVLNKMKMSNLRFYVSAQNPFTFTKYKGFDPEVGSQSIFLRGVDRGNYPISAVYRGGLSLEF; encoded by the coding sequence ATGAGTTTTTATTTTACCAAAACAAAGCAACTAAGTCGTATGGGGATCATGACCCTCATACTGCTTCTCTCATCTATGAACGTGTTCGCACAATCTTTTCTAGTAAAAGGTTCTGTTGCAGATGAGGAACAGCTACCAATTATTGGAGCATACGTTCTTATTAAAGGAACAAGTACTGGTACCGTTACTGACTTAAACGGTAAGTTTACAATTGAAGTACCCAACAAAAATGCAGTACTACAAATAACATCTGTTGGTTATGTATCTCAAGATATTGCAATAGGTGATAGAACTAAATTCGATATCGTTTTAGGTTATGACACTGAAGCTTTAGAAGAAGTAGTCGTAATTGGTTACGGTGAGCAAACGAAAAGAGAAGTGACTGGTGCGATTACTCAAGTGAAATCTGAAGATCTTGATCGTCTAGCTACTTCCGATATTGGTACTGCATTACAAGGTCAAATGGCCGGTGTATCAGTAAGAGCAGCATCAGGTGCTCCTGGTTCGAATTCAACAATTACTATTCGTGGTGTCACCTCATTCCAAGATGGTGGTTCAGAGCCATTATATGTAGTAGATGGTGTGACTTATACTTCTAACCCTAACATCTCTCCACAAGAAATCGAATCTTTAGAGGTACTTAAGGATGGTGCTTCTGCAGCGATTTATGGTTCAAGAGCATCTGCTGGTGTAATCTTAATCACAACAAAGAGAGGTAAGGCAGGTTCTATGAAAGTAAACTTAGATTCTTACTATGGTGTACAGAAGATTACTTCTGGTATTGATGTAGCAGGTACAAACGATCACCTTTATATCAATAGATTGACAAACTTGTTTAAAGAGTCTGGTAAGTTTAACCCACTAGATCAAAACAAGCAAGGTCTTTACTACGATACAGATTGGATGCAAGAACTTCAAAATGATATGGCTCCAATCCAAAACCACAGTTTAAGAATCTCTGGTGGTTCTGATGCATTAACTTACAACATCACTGGTACTTTATTCGACCAACAAGGTGTTTTAATTGGTTCTGACTATGCTCGTCAAACAGTAAGAGCAAATACTACTTACAAAAAAGGTAAACTTCAGTTCCAAGTAAACATGGGTCTGAATAATAGTTTAGCCAACAACGAACCATGGGCGTTACAGTACGATGCGATTAAACAAGCTCCATTCTTGCCAGGTATTAACCCAGGTCAAACAGATGTAGTTGTTCCAGGTGCTAACCCAGAAAACATGGGTAGATTCGTAGGTAAGTTAAACCAAACAAACCAAACAGCTAATAGCGGTTACAATGGTAACATTCGTGTTAACTATGAGTTATTCAATGGTTTTAAATTAAACGCAAACATTGGTGGTTCAGTAGCTAACGATAACAGAAAATTCTTTGCTCCTACTTGGAGTGTATACGATACTGATGGAGAGTATTTATTGAATGCTTCTAACCCTATTGCAGATCTTAAGTACACTGATTACAAATACGAAAGAACAATCCAAGAATATACTGCTACCTATAACAGAAAGTTTGGTAAACATAAAGTTGGATTCGTAGGTGGTGTTACTTTTGAAACATCAAAAGGTCATAGACGTTATATCCACGCTAGAGACTTCCCTAGTAATGATACACAATCTATTGGTGCTGCAAACGAAATTACTGCTGCAGACCAAAGCTACTCTGAAAATAAAAACATTGGTATGCTTGCTCGTGTGCAGTATGCTTATGACAACCGTTACTTATTGAGTGCTTCAGTTAGACGTGATGGTTCATCAAGATTCCATGAGTCAAATAGATGGGGTATCTTCCCTTCAGTTTCTGCAGGTTGGAACATCTCTGAAGAAAAATTCTGGGAGCCAATCAAAACTACTGTTTCTAACTTCAAAATTAGATACGGTTACGGTGAAACTGGTTCAGATAAAGCAGGACAAGGTCTTCAGAACTTAATGGCCGATCTTCCTTACCAATCTATCGTAATTCCTCAAGTAGATTATGTATTAGGTAGAGAAGGAAGCGACAATTTAATGTTCGGTTCAATTGCTCCAACATTCGTTGATAAGTCAATCCGTTGGGAAACAAACATCTCTCAAAACATTGGTGTAGATATGGAATTCTTAGAAGGTCGTATCACTTTATCAACTGATTACTATAAAAACGACAAGCAAGACATGTTGTTAGCGGTACAAATTCCTCCTTCGACAGGTGCAATTGCTGCAAACAATTACGATAGAGTTTGGCAAAACGTTGGTAACCTTTCTAACGAAGGTATTGAGATCGCTTTAGGTTACAATAACAATATTGGTGATGTGAAATTTACTGTTAACGGTACTTTCACTAAAAACATCAACATAGTTCAATCGCTTGCACCATCAATTGAATCAATCTCAGGTGGTGAGCCAATGCTAATTAGAAACTCGGAGCCTACTACATTCTTAAGACCAGGTTACACAGCAGGTTCATTCTTCTTAATTCCTACTGAAGGTACTATTAAGACTCCTGAAGAGTTAAGTGCTTATCAAGAATTAATTCCTTCTGCTCAGTTAGGTGACTTGAAATATGTAGATGTAAACGGTGATGGTGTAATTGATCAAGATGACCGTGTATATCAAGGTAGTGGTACTCCTCAATGGGAAGCTGGTTTGAACTTAAATGTTGCTTACAAAGGATTTGATTTAGGTCTTCAGTTATTCGGTTCTTATGGTGCTAAAGTATACAACGGTTCAAGAGCTTACGCTTACTTAACTAAGAGAAGTGCAGAATTAGTTAATGCATGGTCTCCATATAACCCAACATCGGAAATTCCAATGCCAAGAGATGAGATCGAGCACTATAACACTCGTACATTCTCAGATTACTTCTTAGAAGATGGTTCATACTTAAGAATTCAAAATATCTCTTTAGGTTATACTTTACCTAAGAGTGTATTAAACAAAATGAAAATGAGCAATTTAAGATTCTACGTAAGTGCTCAGAATCCGTTCACTTTCACGAAATACAAAGGTTTTGACCCAGAGGTAGGTTCACAAAGTATCTTCCTTAGAGGTGTTGACAGAGGTAACTATCCTATCTCAGCAGTTTACAGAGGTGGTTTATCACTTGAATTCTAA
- a CDS encoding RagB/SusD family nutrient uptake outer membrane protein, translated as MKLISKIFVGLALSATLSSCTDYFDVKNPNTITEDSFWKTKEDAFKGLMATYSALQGHGVTGGTSAVNTPVRSDTGRPNNWNAGAQALQKLSFNDNTSVVKEKWAGLYTGILRANQVLENIVDIDMLEEEKELYLAEAHFIRGICYYWLFNTYNQGNIILHETVPTSKEDFAKPLSDREEILALILSDLKHAQEKLPESWDDKNLGRATWGAATSFLGHVYINEKDYNSAKAEYKKIVDRADLYQLTPEISWNFDAEHEFNSESIFEVVFSATQKQGSGAAGNLDGPTGSEGTTRARTMAPGGAGGWRVVMPSYWMTMQLKEDPMDPADSRNEGRLYSLRCEASIALADDETIYYQKEVEKAGFNNGEASYLRKFQNHQNENDGIGDNYSSGINERIVRLADIYLLYAECILKLEGDAAVNEAVTLINKIRARSGVLQLEPLNYDANSLMEHIMWDERPKELMFEGHDIRWVDLRRWGKVKEQYTRLSKLEFVLEAGVLRYATADDAEAAILQEYGEGAAAYTPLAHDYFPIPVDEALTNPNIK; from the coding sequence ATGAAATTAATATCAAAAATATTCGTTGGACTTGCTTTGTCAGCTACATTATCAAGCTGTACAGACTATTTCGATGTAAAGAATCCAAATACGATTACAGAAGATTCCTTCTGGAAAACTAAAGAAGATGCATTCAAAGGCTTAATGGCCACATATAGTGCACTACAAGGACATGGTGTTACTGGTGGTACATCAGCAGTAAATACTCCTGTAAGATCTGATACTGGCCGTCCTAACAACTGGAATGCCGGAGCTCAGGCACTTCAAAAGCTTTCTTTTAACGACAACACTTCTGTAGTAAAAGAAAAGTGGGCAGGTCTTTATACGGGTATTCTTCGTGCTAACCAAGTATTGGAGAATATTGTAGACATCGACATGTTAGAAGAAGAGAAAGAATTGTATTTAGCAGAAGCACACTTTATTCGTGGTATTTGCTATTACTGGTTGTTCAATACTTATAACCAAGGTAATATTATTCTTCACGAAACAGTTCCTACTTCTAAAGAAGATTTCGCGAAACCACTTTCAGATCGTGAAGAGATCTTGGCTTTAATCTTATCAGATTTAAAGCATGCACAAGAAAAACTTCCTGAGTCTTGGGACGACAAAAACTTAGGTCGTGCTACTTGGGGTGCAGCTACAAGTTTCTTAGGTCATGTTTATATCAACGAAAAAGATTATAATTCAGCGAAAGCAGAATACAAAAAGATCGTTGATCGTGCTGACTTGTATCAATTAACTCCAGAGATTTCTTGGAACTTTGATGCAGAGCACGAATTCAACTCAGAGTCTATCTTTGAGGTAGTATTCTCAGCAACACAAAAGCAAGGTTCTGGTGCAGCAGGTAACTTAGATGGTCCTACTGGTTCTGAAGGTACTACAAGAGCAAGAACAATGGCGCCAGGTGGTGCAGGTGGATGGAGAGTTGTAATGCCATCGTACTGGATGACAATGCAATTAAAAGAAGATCCTATGGATCCTGCAGATAGTCGTAACGAAGGTAGATTGTACTCTTTAAGATGTGAAGCTTCTATCGCTTTAGCTGATGATGAAACTATTTACTATCAAAAAGAAGTTGAAAAAGCAGGTTTCAATAACGGTGAAGCATCTTATTTAAGAAAATTCCAAAACCACCAAAACGAAAATGATGGTATTGGTGATAACTACAGCTCAGGTATTAACGAAAGAATTGTTCGTTTAGCAGATATTTATTTATTGTATGCTGAGTGTATTCTTAAATTAGAAGGTGATGCAGCAGTAAATGAAGCAGTTACTTTGATTAACAAAATCAGAGCTAGATCAGGCGTACTTCAGTTAGAACCATTAAACTACGATGCTAACTCTTTAATGGAGCACATCATGTGGGATGAAAGACCAAAAGAACTAATGTTTGAAGGTCATGATATCCGTTGGGTCGATTTAAGACGTTGGGGTAAAGTAAAAGAGCAATATACAAGATTATCTAAATTGGAATTTGTTCTTGAAGCCGGTGTGTTACGTTATGCAACAGCAGACGACGCTGAAGCCGCAATTTTACAAGAATATGGAGAGGGTGCAGCAGCTTACACGCCACTAGCACATGATTACTTCCCTATTCCAGTAGACGAAGCACTAACTAACCCTAACATCAAATAA